The following nucleotide sequence is from Mucilaginibacter sp. cycad4.
TTTATATGAGCAGGGTGTTATCATATCATCAGGCCACAGTAACGCCACCTATGCCGAAGGCAAATCATTTTTAAAGAAACCGGTACAGGCAGTTACGCATTTGTTTAATGCCATGCCGTCCATGCACCACCGCGAGCCAGGTTATATTCCTGCTATTTTTGAGAAGAGGCCATATACCAGTATCGTAGCTGATGGTATCCATGTTGATTTTGCGATGGTGCGTTTGGCTAAACGCGAGCTTGGTGATAAACTTTTCCTGATCACGGATGCTGTTACCTCAACCAAAGAAGGTGCTTACCAGCATGAACTTAGAGGCGACAGGTATACTATGCCCGATGGTACGTTATCAGGCTCGTGCCTTACCATGCTTAAAGCGGTAGAAAACTGCGTTAAATTGGTGGGGATAGACCTTGCCGAGGCTGTGAATATGGCATCATTATATCCTGCCGAGCTGGCATCGCAAACAAAAAAGGGTAAAATTGAGAAAGGCTTTGATGCCGACCTTGTTGTTTTTAGCGCTGATTTTGAAGTGCTTGAAACAATATTAAAAGGTGATTTTTTAACAAAGACAACATAAAATTTTAACACTGAAATTTATTCGCTATTTTTGGCGAACTACTCCCGTATGAACAGAGCTTTATCAATTCTTGATATAAACAAAAGCAGGTTTCATCTATTTCTATTATTAGCAAATCACACCAAATGAAATACAAAAGAATATTACTGAAACTTTCGGGCGAATCGCTGATGGGCACAAGGCAATATGGTATTGATAATAACCAGGTTTTGCAGTATGCTCATGACATTAAAAACGTTTATGATGCCGGGATTGAGATTGCGGTAGTTGTTGGAGGCGGTAATATTTTCAGGGGATTAAGTGCCGAAAAATCGGGCATGGAACGTGCGCAGGCCGATTATATGGGTATGCTTGCAACAGTGATTAACTGTATGGCACTGCAAAATGCTTTAGAAAGCATTGGTGTGGAAACCCGCCTGCAATCGGCCATTAAAATGGAACAGATCTGTGAGCCTTACATTCGCCGCCGTGCTATGCACCACCTGGAAATGGGCAAGATCGTGATCTTCGGTGCCGGTACAGGTAACCCTTATTTTACTACCGATACTGCCGCTTCATTGCGCGCCATTGAAATTAAAGCCGATGTGGTATTGAAAGGTACCCGCGTTGACGGGATCTATACTGCCGATCCGGAAAAAGACCCAGGCGCAACCCGTTACGACGAGATCACCTTCCAGGAAGTATATGACAAAGGCCTGAATGTAATGGACATGACCGCTATAACCCTTTGCCAGGAAAATAAACTGCCTATCATTGTATTTGATATGAACAAAGAAGGTAACTTCATGAAAATTGCCAACGGCGAGGCCATTGGTACACTGGTGAAGTAAGCTCTTTAAGCTGAAAGCCGAAGGCTCAAAGCAAAAAGCTATAAAATACAGACCATCAAAAAAAGCTTTCAGCAAAAAGGAAAGGCCGCCTTATAAAAGGTGGCCTTTCCTTTTTGGGACTTTTATACGCGGTTATTTAGCTTCGTTGACAGCTTTAATAGCGTCATCAGCAGCTTTTGCCGATGTATCATCCTTCATGGCAGTGCGTGCGGCTTTTATGCCTTCCAGTTGGGTAATTATAAATGGCGCTGCACCGTAAACCTTAAATTTAATACCGGCTTCTTTCAACTGGCCAATGCCTTGCTGGGCATATTCGGGCTTATTTACTTTCGCGGTCATATCGGCAAAGTTTTTAAGGGCGTTGAATTTTTCCTGTATGCCCGCATCAATGAAGTGCTGGTATACAAAAGGCCATTCGGCATCATTACCGTTAGTTGAATATAGGTTCATCATTGCGGCGGTAAGTGCGCTCTTGTTATCTTTTTCAAAGCCTTTGGCTAAGCTCATGGCTTTTGCAGGGTCAAGTTGTGCAATGGCATTTAAGGCAGCTCCCTGCACAGCGTATGATTCGCTTGACATTGATTGGGTAAACAAGGTCATGTTACCGCTTGCTTTTAGTTTCCCTAATGCGGTAATTGCAGCTGCCCTTACCAGGGTGTTATTATCAGTTTGTGCTAATGTGATCAATATTGGTTGGGCGGCGTTGCGCACATCATCCTTGGTAAGGTTTAGCGCTCTGATAGTTTTAATACGTAAGCCGTAATATTTATCCTTTAAAGCGGCGATGAGTATTTTTTGTGCTTGCGGACGGGTTTGATCTGATGCAGCAGCTTCTATCGCCTCAAAGCGGTCGAGGTAATTAGGAGCGTTGAAATATTGGAATGAAAACTCATCAATAGTTTTATTGTCGGTCTTTTTGGTCAACAGGATCTTATCGGCATCAACATTCACTAAATCCGGTTTGCCGGCCAGTTGGTAGCTGATAGAATCTACCTTGTCATTCATCCATTCTTTATGGCGTACCTTTTTACCGCCCTGGTAAATATCTATAGCCATTGGCAGTTTAAAGGTTTGGCCGTCTTGCGTTTGTTTCAGGTAAACGGTTTCGGTTTTGGTAGCCTCATCCCATTTGTAGCTGATGTTCAGTATCGGGTGACCGGCGCCATAATACCACTGGTTAAAATACCAGTTAAGGTCCTGGCCGCTGGCTTCTTCAAATGCTAAACGTAACTGCTGGGCTTCGCCGTTTTTAAAAGCGTTTGTTTTAAGATAGATATTAAGACCTTTATAAAATGCGGCATCGCCTAAATAGTTGCGGAGCATGTTCAGGATGCGGCCGCCTTTTTGATAGGTTACAGCGTCAAAAACATCTTCTTTATCTGCATAATAAAAACGCACCAGGTTTTTGGTGTTACCTCCCTGCGAGCGTAAGTAAGTTTGCATATCGGCATAGTTGTGAGCATCGCCCTCATCTTTACCATATTTATGTTCGGCCCAGATGGTTTCGCTGAAGTTGGCGAATGATTCGTTTACGGTAAGGTTGCTCCAGCTTTCGGCAGTAACATAATCGCCAAACCACTGATGGAAAAGTTCGTGAACGATGGTGCTGCGGCCATTGTTGAAGTTAGCATCAATCAGTTCGCGGTGGGTAGCCTGTACGTAATCGCCATGAAGGGTAGCTGATGTATTTTCCATTGCACCGCTCACGTAATCGCGCACTACAATTTGCGAGTATTTAACCCATGGATAATCAACGCCCAAAGTTTTTGAATAAAAGTCGATCACCTCAGGCGTAAAACCAAAAATTTCTTTGGCATAAGGAGCATATTTAGGCTCGAGGTAATAGTTTACTTCTTTATCTTTCCACTTGTCTTTATAGATCTTGAAATCGCCAACGGCCATCATAAACAAATAGGGCGAATGCGGAAGCTCCTGTTTCCAGGTATCGGTACGGGTACCGTCGGCATTTGTTTTTTGAGCGGTTAGTTTACCGTTTGATAAGGTTACATACTTTGCCGGTACGGTCATTGTAATCTCTTCGGTAGTTTTTTGACTTGGCTTATCGATGGTAGGGAACCAGGCCGACGAAGCTTCGGTTTCACCCTGTGTCCAGATCTGGGTTGGCTTATCTTTTTCCGTGCCGTCGGGGTTGATGAAGTATAACCCTTTTGCATCATTGATAGCTGCGCTGCCTTTAGCTTTCAGCTCATTGGGTTTGGCGGTATAATCAATGTAAATGGTATAGTTTTCGTTATTGCGGTAAACCTTATCCAGTTTAATGGCTACCGAAAGGCTGTCCTGGTAAGTAAACTTAAGCGGTACGTTTTTACCATTTTTTACTACCGAGATGTTTTTAAGGTCCATGCCTTTGGCGTCGAGCCTTAAGCTATCGGTTGGATAAAAGTGAGGTTTCAAAGTCACCCATTCCTTACCGTACAGGTAGCGTTTTTTGTAATCGAAACGAACATCAAGTTTGGTGTGGACAAGGTCGTTGATTTTGGTTGGTGCGGCCCGGTAGATTTTTAATGCCGGGTTTTCGGGGGAAGGGGTTTGCTGCCCGTAAGCAGTTGCCATAGCTGTGGTAAACACACACGACAGCATGAGTTTTGTAATTAATTTGCGATCAGTCATATATAGTACAAAAAGTTTGCTTTTTACAAGCTGTTAAGGATAGTTAATTTTCAAATATACATCCCGGCAGCTAAAATGTTTTGTGCGTAAATCACCTATGACGCGCGGGGAGGGATTATGTTACGGGGGAGGATGATTTTTGGGCTTAAGATCTTAAATAAAGGTACTGGTTTGGTTTGAGAAGGCACAAGTAAGCCAGGCCCCGGGCCTCCGCACAATACATGCGCCAGGAAAAGGTAGCGGGTGCTCCTGATCTCTCACTTTAAAAAACCTTCAACCTTTCTCCAAAAAACTACCCCTAAAACCGAACACCAGATGTACGCTTTCGTACAGTAATAACGGTGATTTTTATTTAATTAGTTGGTAATTAGATATTTATATAAATGGCACATGTTTTATTCAACATTGCCAGTAGTGCACTGCCTTTTGATAAACTAAAGCCTTTGAGATATGAACCTGGATGACCGCATTTGGAACCTGGCTTCAAAGAAATTAGCTAATGAAGCTTCGGAAAAGGAGTTGCAGGAGTTAAACGCTTTGCTGGCCGAAAACCCCGAACTTCATAGTCAGCTCAGGTTAATGTCAAAATGGTGGGATGACGGAGAAGAAAAGCCAAAGAGTGATAGTTCGGCTTTGTTCGGCAGGATCCAGGCAAAGATCAAAGATATTGAGGATACAAGTTCACCAGCGTTTACAGCTGAGGAGCTATCTCCGGTTAAACCGGCGAAAACCAGGCAAACTAATTATAACAGTACTGAAAAATTAAAACAACATAGCCCGTTTTTAAACAGCACCGCCATGATCAAAAATTATTTAAAGATCGCTTTAAGACAGCTGCGCAAGCAAAAAATGTATACAGCTATTAAAATAGGCGGTTTTGCGTTTAGTATTGCAGCCTGCCTTTTAATTGCCCTGTATATTCGCGATGAACTGAGCTTTGACAAAAACTATCCCAATGCCAATAATATTTACCGTTTAATTGGCGACTATCATGACGGTGGTGCACATGAAAAAGGCGTTGACTGGCCATCGGTTATGGGGAAGGTGATCAAACAGGATTTTCCGGAGGTAGAAAAATCGGGTCGTTTGATGCCTAATTCGTTGTTTTGGGGAGCGGGCAGCAATGAGCTTAAACGAGCTGACCAGGCTGATAATACACACGAAGAAGGTTTTGCCTATGCCGACCAGGGCCTGATTGATATTTTAAATGTACCAATGGTTTACGGCGACGCCAAACATGCACTGACTGAACCTTTGAGCATTGTAATTTCAAAAAGCAAGGCCGATAAATACTTTCCCGATCAAAACCCGGTAGGTAAAGTAATATTTTTGAATAATAACAAAACCAGGCCATTTAAAATAGCCGCTGTGATGCAGGATATGCCGGGTAATTCGCACCTGCACGATTTTAAGTTTTTGATAACCCTTTCGGGCGTTGAGTTCTGGAATGGGGAACAAGCCACCTGGGATGCCAACAACTACCATATTTATATGGCGCTGAAGCCCGGCGCCAATATACCGGCTTTTGAAAAAAAGGTCAGCGCGAATATTCTTAAAAATTATTATGTGCCCAACATGACCAAAAATGGCGACAAGCGGGCGAACCGGGTAATGGATATATTTAGCATGAAAGTGCAAAACATCCAGGATATCAATTTGCGCTCCTATGATATCCATGATGGTATGTCGCACGGGGATATCCGGTTCATCTGGCTGTTTGGTGCAGTTGCAGGCTTTATTTTGGTGATTGCCTGCATCAATTTTATTAATCTTTCTACCGCTAAATCAGCTAACAGGGCCAAGGAGGTAGGCTTGCGTAAAGTGGTTGGTTCACAACGCAGCGGGCTCATCCAGCAGTTTTTAGCCGAATCATTGTTATACAGCTTTTGCTCTTTTGTTTTAGGATTGATATTGGCCTGGGCACTGTTGCCTTATTTTAATGTGCTGGCTTCCAAATCGCTCAGCATGCCATGGGCAGCCTGGTGGCTGGTACCGGTTGTATTGGCATCCGCATTTTTGATTGGTATTGTAGCCGGTATTTATCCTGCGTTTTATCTATCGGGCTTTAAACCTGCCGACGTACTTAAAGGAAAACTAAGCACCGGCAGCAAAAGTTCGGTACTCAGAAATGCACTGGTGGTTTTCCAGTTTACAACATCTATCATCCTCATTATTAGTACGGTGGTTATTTACAACCAGATGCAGTTTATCCTCAATAAAAAAGTGGGTTTTGAAAAAGACCAGGTGGTGATGATCCAGGGTACCAATACGCTTGATAACCAGGTAAAGGCATTTAAGAATGAACTGGTAAAACTGCCAACCGTTAAGAGTGCTTCTATCAGCGATTTCCTGCCGGTTTCGGGTACCAAGCGTAACGGGAACCAGTTTTTTAATGATGGTAAGCAAAAAGTGGAAGCCGGTATTGGCGGTCAGTTTTGGGATATAGATCATGATTACCTGCAAACGCTGGGCATTAAACTGGTAGCCGGGCGCAATTTTGACCCGGATATGAAAACCGATTCGCAGGCGGTGATCATTAATCAAACTATGGCCAAAAAACTGGGCCTTAAAAATCCGATAGGTAAAAAGATTGTTAATTACGGCGCAGGCCGAACCATTATTGGTGTGGTACAGGATTTTAATTTTGAATCCATGCGTGATGGCATTGAACCGATGGTGCTTCATTTGTCGGCAAGCGAATCGATAGTATCGGTAAAAATAAAAGCCGGCGACGTAAAGAACGCCCTGGCGCAGATCACCGCAACCTGGAAACAGTTTGCACCAAACCAGCCTATCCGTTATACTTTTATGGATGAGCGTTTTGCCAGCATGTATGCCGATGTACAGCGCATGGGCCGCATCTTTACCAGTTTCGCGGTATTGGCCATTATCATAGCCTGCCTGGGCCTGTTTGCCTTAGCTGCCTTTATGGCCGAGCAGCGCAGCAAAGAGATAGGTATCCGCAAGGTACTGGGTGCTACCATAGGTAATATTACCACCATGCTGTCCATGAATTTTGTAAAGCTGGTATTCATAGCCATTGTAATAGCAACACCTATAGCTTATTATGCTATGACCAAATGG
It contains:
- the nagA gene encoding N-acetylglucosamine-6-phosphate deacetylase, encoding MSILALHNLKLISTGTIAEGKAVLISDGIITDIIDESAIPAGADKKNLNGAYLAPGFIDLQIYGSGGKLFAGTPTVEALEQLENDLLNQGTIGVFATIGTNTNEIVETGIEAAKIYREKSRGAFWGVHLEGPYLNPAKKGAHPEKFIKKATLAEVKGWLEKADGVIKMITIAPELQDQEVIDYLYEQGVIISSGHSNATYAEGKSFLKKPVQAVTHLFNAMPSMHHREPGYIPAIFEKRPYTSIVADGIHVDFAMVRLAKRELGDKLFLITDAVTSTKEGAYQHELRGDRYTMPDGTLSGSCLTMLKAVENCVKLVGIDLAEAVNMASLYPAELASQTKKGKIEKGFDADLVVFSADFEVLETILKGDFLTKTT
- the pyrH gene encoding UMP kinase; protein product: MKYKRILLKLSGESLMGTRQYGIDNNQVLQYAHDIKNVYDAGIEIAVVVGGGNIFRGLSAEKSGMERAQADYMGMLATVINCMALQNALESIGVETRLQSAIKMEQICEPYIRRRAMHHLEMGKIVIFGAGTGNPYFTTDTAASLRAIEIKADVVLKGTRVDGIYTADPEKDPGATRYDEITFQEVYDKGLNVMDMTAITLCQENKLPIIVFDMNKEGNFMKIANGEAIGTLVK
- a CDS encoding M1 family metallopeptidase codes for the protein MTDRKLITKLMLSCVFTTAMATAYGQQTPSPENPALKIYRAAPTKINDLVHTKLDVRFDYKKRYLYGKEWVTLKPHFYPTDSLRLDAKGMDLKNISVVKNGKNVPLKFTYQDSLSVAIKLDKVYRNNENYTIYIDYTAKPNELKAKGSAAINDAKGLYFINPDGTEKDKPTQIWTQGETEASSAWFPTIDKPSQKTTEEITMTVPAKYVTLSNGKLTAQKTNADGTRTDTWKQELPHSPYLFMMAVGDFKIYKDKWKDKEVNYYLEPKYAPYAKEIFGFTPEVIDFYSKTLGVDYPWVKYSQIVVRDYVSGAMENTSATLHGDYVQATHRELIDANFNNGRSTIVHELFHQWFGDYVTAESWSNLTVNESFANFSETIWAEHKYGKDEGDAHNYADMQTYLRSQGGNTKNLVRFYYADKEDVFDAVTYQKGGRILNMLRNYLGDAAFYKGLNIYLKTNAFKNGEAQQLRLAFEEASGQDLNWYFNQWYYGAGHPILNISYKWDEATKTETVYLKQTQDGQTFKLPMAIDIYQGGKKVRHKEWMNDKVDSISYQLAGKPDLVNVDADKILLTKKTDNKTIDEFSFQYFNAPNYLDRFEAIEAAASDQTRPQAQKILIAALKDKYYGLRIKTIRALNLTKDDVRNAAQPILITLAQTDNNTLVRAAAITALGKLKASGNMTLFTQSMSSESYAVQGAALNAIAQLDPAKAMSLAKGFEKDNKSALTAAMMNLYSTNGNDAEWPFVYQHFIDAGIQEKFNALKNFADMTAKVNKPEYAQQGIGQLKEAGIKFKVYGAAPFIITQLEGIKAARTAMKDDTSAKAADDAIKAVNEAK
- a CDS encoding ABC transporter permease, whose amino-acid sequence is MNLDDRIWNLASKKLANEASEKELQELNALLAENPELHSQLRLMSKWWDDGEEKPKSDSSALFGRIQAKIKDIEDTSSPAFTAEELSPVKPAKTRQTNYNSTEKLKQHSPFLNSTAMIKNYLKIALRQLRKQKMYTAIKIGGFAFSIAACLLIALYIRDELSFDKNYPNANNIYRLIGDYHDGGAHEKGVDWPSVMGKVIKQDFPEVEKSGRLMPNSLFWGAGSNELKRADQADNTHEEGFAYADQGLIDILNVPMVYGDAKHALTEPLSIVISKSKADKYFPDQNPVGKVIFLNNNKTRPFKIAAVMQDMPGNSHLHDFKFLITLSGVEFWNGEQATWDANNYHIYMALKPGANIPAFEKKVSANILKNYYVPNMTKNGDKRANRVMDIFSMKVQNIQDINLRSYDIHDGMSHGDIRFIWLFGAVAGFILVIACINFINLSTAKSANRAKEVGLRKVVGSQRSGLIQQFLAESLLYSFCSFVLGLILAWALLPYFNVLASKSLSMPWAAWWLVPVVLASAFLIGIVAGIYPAFYLSGFKPADVLKGKLSTGSKSSVLRNALVVFQFTTSIILIISTVVIYNQMQFILNKKVGFEKDQVVMIQGTNTLDNQVKAFKNELVKLPTVKSASISDFLPVSGTKRNGNQFFNDGKQKVEAGIGGQFWDIDHDYLQTLGIKLVAGRNFDPDMKTDSQAVIINQTMAKKLGLKNPIGKKIVNYGAGRTIIGVVQDFNFESMRDGIEPMVLHLSASESIVSVKIKAGDVKNALAQITATWKQFAPNQPIRYTFMDERFASMYADVQRMGRIFTSFAVLAIIIACLGLFALAAFMAEQRSKEIGIRKVLGATIGNITTMLSMNFVKLVFIAIVIATPIAYYAMTKWLQDFTYRVPLSWWMFALAGIAAIMIALLTVSYQSIKAALMNPVKSLKTE